The Spodoptera frugiperda isolate SF20-4 chromosome 9, AGI-APGP_CSIRO_Sfru_2.0, whole genome shotgun sequence genome contains a region encoding:
- the LOC118271462 gene encoding uncharacterized protein LOC118271462 produces the protein MATSEEFCDAHGVTTVKSDVATISLPARLPQFWRQNPRLWFAQFEAAVAASKIGEEQKFNLVVPLLGNSDLEQIADIILNPPATGKYSTLKERLISTYQESNHRQLQKLLSGLELGDQKPSQLLRKMRDLSGKLLSDEALKVMWLNQLPTQVRAVISVNTESSLEMLAAMADKMMEHFEPTSINAVSTTTTASKRGKLPPLLALPTSQPFTLAITIQTAWAE, from the exons ATGGCTACCAGCGAAGAATTCTGCGACGCCCACGGCGTAACCACAGTGAAGAGCGACGTGGCGACGATATCCCTGCCCGCAAGATTGCCACAATTTTGGCGGCAAAATCCCCGCCTCTGGTTTGCGCAATTCGAGGCAGCCGTCGCCGCCAGCAAGATAGGAGAGGAGCAGAAATTCAACCTCGTCGTACCACTGCTCGGCAACAGCGACCTAGAACAGATCGCCGACATCATTCTGAACCCCCCAGCTACCGGTAAGTACAGTACGCTAAAGGAACGGCTAATCTCCACGTACCAAGAATCTAACCATCGCCAGCTACAGAAACTACTCAGTGGTCTCGAGCTCGGCGACCAGAAGCCCAGTCAACTACTCCGCAAGATGCGTGACCTCAGCGGCAAACTCCTGTCCGACGAAGCTCTCAAAGTAATGTGGTTGAATCAACTCCCTACACAAGTACGCGCCGTAATCTCCGTAAACACCGAGTCGTCACTTGAAATGCTAGCCGCCATGGCTGACAAAATGATGGAGCACTTCGAGCCTACTTCCATCAACGCAGTCTCAACAACCACAACAGCGT CAAAGCGCGGGAAACTACCGCCGCTACTCGCGCTTCCCACATCGCAACCGTTCACGCTCGCAATCACGATCCAGACAGCGTGGGCAGAGTAG